TTTTCGTGAGAAATCCCGAAGAATTCTATCGGTTTTATCAGAATAAGATGCTGGAGCTGGATGCAAAACCGAATGCGGCGCATATCAAACTGGCGGAGCTGGAGCAGGCGGGAAAACTGAAAGCAGTGATCACACAGAACATTGACGGACTGCATCAGCTGGCGGGGAGCAGGGAGGTCTATGAACTTCATGGAAGTGTTCACCGCAACTACTGCATGAAATGCAGAAAGTTTTATGATGCGCGGTATGTGAAGGCCGCGGGCGGAGTTCCCCGCTGCAGCTGCGGCGGGATGATCAAGCCGGATGTTGTGCTGTATGAGGAAGGGCTGGATCAGGAGACCATCGAGAAATCTGTCGCTGCGCTTTCGCGGGCAGATGCTGTGATTGTAGGCGGAACATCGCTGGTGGTCTATCCGGCGGCGGGGCTGCTCGACTATTTTCGCGGAGACTGCCTGGTTCTGATCAATAAAGGGGCGACCTCCCGTGACCGCAGTGCGGATTTGCTCATCAAAAGCCCGATCGGAGAAGTATTTTCACAGATTGAAACAGGAGTTTGAGAAATGATGCAGTATGAAATCGGAGATATCGTAAAACTGAAGAAAAAGCATCCGTGCGGCAGCTACGAGTGGGAGATTCTGAGAGT
The Ruminococcus gauvreauii genome window above contains:
- a CDS encoding NAD-dependent protein deacylase, giving the protein MNQIEELQKIIDEHDHIVFFGGAGVSTESGIPDFRSTDGLYHQEYDYPPETILSHSFFVRNPEEFYRFYQNKMLELDAKPNAAHIKLAELEQAGKLKAVITQNIDGLHQLAGSREVYELHGSVHRNYCMKCRKFYDARYVKAAGGVPRCSCGGMIKPDVVLYEEGLDQETIEKSVAALSRADAVIVGGTSLVVYPAAGLLDYFRGDCLVLINKGATSRDRSADLLIKSPIGEVFSQIETGV